One part of the Bacteroidia bacterium genome encodes these proteins:
- a CDS encoding YcxB family protein, translating into MDKISVSQSLSQEEFVRFSFLRYFRRPVILIIYSLFILFAAFMAYVELQGNDPDLSFIYPFLGILIFLPLVVFFSARSVFKSSHAIREPVTYEFSDEWVSAKADKYDFRQSWDLIYKVEETKNWFLIFTNRINAIYLKKESFEDEADMEVLKSLIRGKSHILQKLKK; encoded by the coding sequence ATGGACAAAATCAGTGTTTCTCAAAGCCTCAGTCAGGAGGAGTTTGTTCGTTTCTCATTTCTGAGGTACTTCCGCAGACCTGTCATCCTGATCATCTATTCCCTATTTATTCTTTTCGCTGCTTTTATGGCTTATGTCGAATTGCAGGGCAATGATCCGGACCTATCCTTTATTTACCCTTTTCTGGGAATTCTGATCTTTTTGCCCTTGGTAGTCTTCTTTTCTGCCAGATCAGTATTCAAAAGTAGTCATGCGATTCGTGAGCCGGTAACTTATGAGTTTTCGGATGAATGGGTTTCTGCTAAAGCGGATAAATACGACTTCCGTCAGTCCTGGGACTTGATTTATAAGGTGGAGGAAACGAAAAACTGGTTTCTGATATTCACCAACCGTATCAATGCCATTTACCTGAAAAAGGAGAGTTTTGAAGATGAAGCGGATATGGAAGTTCTCAAAAGCCTAATCCGTGGTAAATCCCATATTTTGCAGAAGCTCAAGAAATAA
- the nagA gene encoding N-acetylglucosamine-6-phosphate deacetylase produces the protein MLKILSLFLILLNLHMSDIYAQEVTVVRGLLYSDERAVEIEIRGGIISRISDLGNEHEIPNLYIAPGLIDLQINGYVGIDFSGPDLNEKDLIKATQALWEVGVTTYYPTLITSELQRLHDNFAIMARAIEAPEIRSSIPGFHLEGPYISPLPGFRGAHLEKYIRAPDWEEFEQIQQSANHHIKILTLAPERKGAIPFIKNCVLSGVLVSIGHHNANPSEIQAAVDAGVRMSTHLGNGCANEIHRHNNPLWPQLSQDLLSPTIIADGYHLTKEELRTFFKVKGVEKTILVSDALDLAGLEEGEYIRGERKLLLTPHVVKLPEQDVLAGAASPISKCVGNMIRFTQCSLGEAIQMASTNPARMLSLHDRGEIQVGKRADLILFQMRDHEMDIRSTYVAGELVYTQ, from the coding sequence ATGTTGAAAATTCTATCTCTATTCCTCATCCTTTTGAATTTGCACATGAGCGATATATATGCACAGGAAGTAACTGTTGTAAGGGGATTATTATACAGCGATGAAAGAGCTGTAGAAATTGAAATCCGCGGAGGAATCATCTCAAGGATAAGCGACTTAGGCAATGAGCATGAAATCCCGAATCTATATATCGCTCCGGGTTTAATTGACCTGCAAATCAATGGCTATGTCGGGATTGATTTCTCAGGACCTGATTTGAATGAAAAGGATTTAATCAAAGCAACTCAGGCTTTATGGGAAGTCGGCGTAACCACTTACTATCCTACCCTGATCACAAGTGAACTCCAGCGGCTACATGACAACTTCGCTATAATGGCTCGGGCAATAGAAGCGCCTGAAATACGCTCATCGATTCCGGGCTTTCATCTGGAAGGTCCCTACATTTCTCCCCTTCCGGGCTTTCGGGGAGCACATTTGGAAAAATATATCAGAGCCCCTGATTGGGAAGAATTTGAGCAAATCCAGCAATCTGCCAATCATCATATAAAGATTCTTACCCTCGCTCCGGAACGAAAAGGAGCCATTCCCTTTATCAAAAACTGTGTGCTAAGTGGCGTACTTGTTTCAATCGGACATCACAATGCGAATCCATCGGAAATACAAGCTGCGGTAGATGCCGGCGTGAGAATGTCTACCCATTTAGGCAATGGCTGTGCAAATGAAATTCATCGCCACAACAATCCTCTCTGGCCCCAGCTTTCTCAGGATTTACTCAGTCCGACGATCATTGCGGATGGGTATCACCTGACAAAGGAAGAGCTAAGAACTTTTTTTAAAGTAAAGGGAGTAGAAAAGACGATACTCGTTTCTGATGCCCTGGATTTGGCAGGCCTTGAGGAGGGTGAATACATTCGCGGAGAAAGAAAACTGCTGCTTACTCCTCATGTAGTCAAACTGCCCGAACAGGATGTTCTCGCCGGAGCTGCATCTCCCATAAGTAAGTGTGTAGGGAATATGATCAGATTTACCCAATGCAGTCTGGGGGAAGCCATACAAATGGCAAGTACAAATCCTGCACGCATGCTGTCCTTGCATGATAGGGGAGAAATACAAGTCGGTAAACGCGCTGATCTTATCCTGTTTCAAATGCGCGATCATGAAATGGACATTCGCAGTACTTATGTGGCCGGAGAATTGGTCTATACGCAATGA
- a CDS encoding sulfatase → MMRNYSLLFSIILCLCFSFLSCNQTEEKKEAPRKPNFIIIFTDDQGYADLGVYGAKDFDTPHLDKMASEGLKFNRFYVSQPVCSASRASLMTGSYSNRLGIHGAYFPYSKKGLNLEEETIAEILKPLGYKTAIFGKWHLGDHPDQLPTNHGFDEYYGIPFSNDMWPQHPANEHFKFEPLPLIEGNEKIHEITDQSLMTGKYSNRAVDFIRKNKDNPFLLYLPHPMPHAPLAASPDFSGKTARGLYGDVISEIDAGVGAILKTLKEQGIDEHTMVLFASDNGPWLNYGGHSGSALPLREGKGTAWEGGVRVPGIVRWPGKIPAGKVTDIPAMTIDILPTIAALAGAEPPKAKIDGKDIRPILFQEEGAKSPQEGYAFYYKQNELHAVMKGDWKLYFPHTYRSLNGRVGTNDGLPIQYDQNKVEAPELYNVATDISETENVIDQHPDIVADLMDFAERTRAALGDKLTEREGAENRPVGEVLWEGRE, encoded by the coding sequence ATGATGCGGAACTACTCCCTACTATTCAGCATAATATTATGTTTATGTTTTTCCTTTTTAAGCTGTAATCAAACAGAAGAGAAAAAGGAAGCTCCTCGTAAGCCAAATTTCATTATCATTTTCACCGATGACCAGGGCTATGCTGACCTGGGGGTGTATGGTGCCAAAGATTTTGATACTCCTCATCTGGACAAAATGGCCAGCGAAGGCCTGAAGTTCAATAGATTTTATGTTTCTCAACCGGTTTGCTCAGCAAGTAGGGCTTCCCTTATGACGGGTTCTTACTCCAATCGTTTGGGTATCCATGGTGCCTATTTCCCATATTCTAAAAAAGGCCTGAATCTCGAAGAAGAGACCATTGCCGAGATTCTCAAACCTCTGGGATATAAAACGGCTATCTTTGGGAAATGGCATTTGGGAGATCATCCGGATCAATTGCCCACCAATCATGGCTTTGACGAATATTATGGGATTCCTTTTTCCAATGATATGTGGCCCCAACATCCAGCCAATGAGCATTTCAAATTTGAGCCCCTTCCCCTAATCGAAGGCAATGAAAAAATCCATGAAATCACGGATCAATCCCTGATGACGGGAAAATACAGCAATCGAGCTGTTGATTTCATCCGAAAAAATAAAGACAATCCCTTTTTGCTCTACCTTCCACATCCTATGCCTCATGCACCTTTAGCAGCATCTCCGGACTTCTCGGGTAAAACAGCCCGGGGACTATATGGAGATGTGATTTCTGAGATAGATGCAGGTGTAGGAGCCATCCTGAAAACCCTCAAGGAACAGGGGATTGATGAGCATACTATGGTCCTCTTTGCTTCTGATAATGGCCCCTGGTTAAATTATGGAGGTCATTCGGGTTCGGCCCTGCCATTGAGAGAAGGCAAAGGAACTGCCTGGGAAGGAGGTGTGAGAGTGCCTGGGATTGTGAGATGGCCGGGAAAAATCCCAGCAGGTAAAGTGACGGATATTCCAGCTATGACCATAGATATACTTCCTACGATTGCTGCCCTTGCAGGAGCAGAGCCTCCCAAAGCCAAAATTGATGGAAAGGACATCCGTCCGATTTTATTTCAGGAAGAGGGTGCAAAAAGTCCCCAGGAAGGATATGCTTTTTACTATAAGCAAAATGAACTGCATGCTGTCATGAAAGGCGATTGGAAGCTTTATTTTCCCCATACCTATCGTTCCCTCAATGGAAGAGTGGGTACCAATGATGGTTTGCCGATTCAATACGATCAAAACAAAGTTGAAGCTCCCGAATTATACAATGTCGCTACCGACATCAGTGAAACAGAAAATGTCATTGATCAGCATCCGGATATTGTTGCGGATTTGATGGATTTTGCGGAACGAACGCGTGCAGCTTTAGGGGATAAACTGACAGAGCGAGAAGGCGCAGAAAATCGTCCGGTAGGAGAAGTCCTTTGGGAAGGCAGAGAATAA
- a CDS encoding TIGR00730 family Rossman fold protein, with translation MKSVCVFCGSNVGSEPVFITAAQELGKILAEKEISLVYGAGNVGLMGVIADACLEKNGHVIGVIPHFLMAKEVGHTGVSELIKTDTMHERKQIMADRSDGFISMPGGMGTMDEMCEILTWAQLGLHNCPVGVLNVNGYFDSLLNFFDEMVEKRFLHQKNRDMIISHENPIELLRLMDAYQPPDVEKWIDRAQV, from the coding sequence ATGAAATCAGTTTGTGTCTTTTGCGGTTCCAATGTAGGATCCGAACCTGTTTTTATTACTGCTGCTCAGGAACTAGGAAAGATCCTAGCAGAAAAAGAGATCAGCCTCGTTTATGGTGCGGGCAATGTAGGCCTGATGGGAGTAATTGCAGATGCCTGTCTGGAGAAAAACGGACATGTCATAGGAGTGATCCCTCATTTTCTGATGGCGAAAGAAGTCGGACATACAGGTGTCAGCGAATTGATCAAAACGGATACTATGCACGAACGCAAGCAGATCATGGCGGATCGTTCAGATGGCTTTATTTCTATGCCCGGAGGAATGGGAACCATGGATGAGATGTGCGAAATCCTGACCTGGGCTCAATTAGGTTTGCATAACTGTCCGGTTGGTGTACTAAATGTAAACGGATATTTTGATTCCCTCCTGAATTTCTTTGACGAAATGGTAGAGAAACGCTTTCTCCATCAGAAAAACCGCGACATGATCATCAGCCACGAAAATCCCATTGAATTGCTTCGGCTGATGGATGCTTACCAGCCTCCGGATGTAGAGAAATGGATCGACCGGGCGCAGGTTTAG
- a CDS encoding aspartyl protease family protein gives MITRIYVLILLFLGLFLQNTAFSKVNGFVLPKGVRSVKIPVEIQHNVVLLPIRINGSFEMNFILDTGAKRTILTEPFLQEFLSLDSLRNIKVRGLGGGEEIDAKVAPNVQIALPNGIKGVGLQMLILPKGLISYSGMFGKPVYGILGYQIFGQFAVEINYKEKYIRLYDPFKFKPRKKFTEIPIEIIRSKPYVRATLTDYRGQKFERRWLLDTGASNAITLFNGELPVPSSSIDAFLGRGLNGDVYGKLARANGLQLGEFEFSSVITGYPDSASLIMLPENIPWYGNLGSEILSRFTVIFNYKDRKLYLKKNKDYKAPFDYNVSGLEIISHGDNFDNFIINYVRPNSPAAKAGLKINDKLIAMNGFPLIKYDINSVYATLTRRAGRYIHLKIKRGDKTMKIRFKLKKEI, from the coding sequence ATGATAACCCGGATATACGTGCTAATATTATTATTCCTGGGGCTTTTTTTACAAAATACAGCCTTTTCCAAGGTTAACGGATTTGTCTTGCCAAAAGGAGTCCGTTCGGTAAAAATTCCTGTGGAAATTCAGCATAATGTCGTCTTGCTTCCCATAAGGATCAACGGATCATTCGAAATGAATTTCATTTTGGACACAGGTGCCAAACGCACCATTCTTACCGAACCTTTTTTGCAAGAGTTTTTATCCCTGGATTCTTTGCGAAATATCAAAGTAAGAGGATTAGGAGGTGGTGAAGAAATAGATGCCAAAGTCGCCCCGAATGTTCAGATCGCCTTGCCCAATGGAATTAAAGGGGTAGGACTGCAAATGCTCATTCTCCCTAAAGGTTTGATCTCTTATTCCGGTATGTTTGGCAAACCCGTTTATGGAATTCTGGGCTACCAGATCTTTGGGCAATTTGCTGTTGAAATCAACTATAAGGAAAAATACATCAGACTCTATGATCCCTTCAAGTTCAAGCCCAGAAAAAAATTCACTGAAATTCCGATAGAGATCATCCGAAGTAAACCTTATGTACGGGCAACATTGACGGATTATCGCGGCCAGAAATTTGAAAGACGCTGGCTGCTGGATACAGGAGCCAGCAATGCGATTACCCTCTTCAATGGTGAATTGCCGGTTCCTTCTTCTTCTATAGATGCTTTTTTGGGCAGAGGGTTAAATGGTGATGTATATGGGAAATTGGCAAGAGCCAATGGTCTGCAATTAGGCGAATTTGAGTTTTCATCGGTCATTACGGGCTATCCCGACTCAGCCTCTTTGATTATGCTCCCGGAAAACATCCCCTGGTATGGCAATTTAGGTTCGGAGATCCTTTCCCGATTCACAGTGATCTTTAATTATAAAGACAGAAAACTTTATTTGAAGAAAAATAAGGATTATAAAGCTCCCTTTGATTACAATGTATCAGGGCTGGAGATTATCAGTCATGGCGACAATTTTGACAACTTTATCATCAATTACGTTCGCCCCAATTCCCCCGCTGCTAAAGCAGGCCTAAAGATCAATGATAAATTGATTGCCATGAATGGCTTTCCTCTGATCAAGTATGACATCAATTCTGTTTATGCCACGCTGACCCGCAGAGCAGGTCGATATATTCACCTCAAAATCAAGCGTGGGGATAAAACCATGAAGATTCGCTTCAAGCTTAAAAAAGAGATATAG
- the yfbR gene encoding 5'-deoxynucleotidase has protein sequence MSHFFAYLSRMRLIQRWSLMYNVHEENIQEHSLQVSMIAHILAVVRNEIYGGKVNPDRVAVLAMYHDASEVITGDLPTPIKYFSPEIKKAYHEIEEIANERLFSMLPEAIRKHYKNILFTEEEEKEHWVLVKAADKISAYLKCLEELKQGNQEFSQAKSVIKRSIEEMDLPEVKYFMQTFTPSMRLTLDELD, from the coding sequence ATGAGCCACTTTTTTGCCTACCTCTCTCGCATGCGTCTTATACAGCGTTGGAGTTTGATGTACAATGTGCACGAAGAAAATATACAGGAACATAGCCTTCAGGTAAGTATGATTGCCCATATTCTGGCAGTTGTTAGAAATGAGATTTATGGAGGAAAGGTAAATCCTGATCGGGTTGCTGTTCTGGCTATGTATCATGACGCAAGCGAAGTGATTACAGGGGATCTGCCGACGCCTATCAAATATTTTAGCCCAGAAATCAAAAAAGCCTATCATGAGATCGAGGAAATCGCAAATGAAAGGCTGTTTTCTATGCTTCCAGAGGCCATTCGCAAACACTATAAAAATATCCTCTTTACTGAGGAGGAAGAAAAAGAACATTGGGTCCTGGTAAAAGCGGCAGACAAGATTTCTGCTTATCTGAAATGCCTGGAAGAATTGAAGCAGGGTAATCAGGAATTTTCCCAGGCCAAGAGCGTGATTAAAAGAAGCATTGAAGAAATGGACCTGCCGGAAGTAAAGTATTTCATGCAGACCTTTACGCCGAGTATGCGCTTGACGCTGGATGAGTTGGATTGA
- a CDS encoding DUF2797 domain-containing protein, which yields MKYSGNLSKMRVKLDSPVSYELHLGEEAVPMNELIGKELKFSYEGRINCIICGDKTKKSFAQGFCYRHFMNAPEASPCIIRPEVCEGHLGKGRDVEWEQAHHVQPHIVYLALTNGMKVGVTREQQVPTRWIDQGAWKAVKFAETPNRYLAGVIEVAMKDHLSDKTNWQRMLKNQMNMDLDILEEKTRLLDLLPAEYAEYQSSNDEVTEIHYPVEAYPEKVKSLSFEKMPEIEGTLLGIRGQYLIFDAGRVLNVRKHTGYWIDLEV from the coding sequence ATGAAATACAGCGGTAACCTTTCCAAAATGCGGGTGAAACTCGATTCGCCGGTAAGTTATGAACTCCATTTGGGAGAAGAGGCAGTTCCCATGAATGAACTGATTGGCAAAGAACTCAAGTTTTCTTACGAAGGCCGGATCAATTGCATCATTTGTGGAGATAAAACCAAAAAGTCTTTTGCTCAGGGATTTTGTTACCGCCACTTCATGAATGCACCCGAAGCTTCTCCCTGCATCATTCGTCCGGAAGTATGCGAAGGACATTTGGGCAAAGGTCGGGATGTCGAATGGGAACAAGCGCATCATGTGCAGCCGCATATCGTCTACCTCGCCCTGACAAATGGGATGAAAGTGGGCGTAACCCGCGAGCAGCAAGTTCCTACGCGTTGGATTGATCAGGGAGCCTGGAAAGCCGTTAAGTTCGCCGAAACCCCCAATCGCTATTTGGCCGGTGTGATAGAGGTTGCTATGAAGGATCACCTCTCTGATAAAACCAATTGGCAACGCATGCTCAAGAATCAGATGAATATGGACCTGGATATTCTGGAAGAAAAAACGCGTTTGCTGGACTTGCTCCCAGCTGAGTATGCCGAGTACCAGAGTTCCAATGATGAGGTAACAGAAATTCACTATCCCGTGGAAGCTTATCCAGAGAAAGTGAAAAGCCTTTCCTTCGAAAAAATGCCTGAAATCGAAGGCACCCTGCTTGGAATCCGGGGACAATACCTGATTTTTGATGCGGGCCGCGTACTCAATGTCCGCAAACATACCGGTTACTGGATAGATCTGGAGGTCTAA
- a CDS encoding histone deacetylase codes for MLRIFHSDRFVPTLPEGHRFPIDKYRLIREQLLYEGSIEEDVLEESEPIAEAHIRNLHTAEYWDSIRELKVQPRAMRKIGFPQSATLVDRSRRSVNGTFEAAKWALKHGIGMNIAGGTHHAYRDRGEGFCLLNDIAISATYLLEQQLVGQILIIDLDVHQGNGNADIFQKEDRVFTFSMHGKDNYPLHKEASNLDLPMQTGSGDREYHEKLDKSLERLISEVKPDFIYFQAGVDVLESDRLGKLSLSRAGVKERDRKVLELCKTKNIPLAVCMGGGYSLRVADTVEAHCNTFRQAIELYS; via the coding sequence ATGCTACGCATCTTTCATTCCGATCGCTTTGTGCCGACTTTGCCGGAAGGGCATCGCTTTCCTATAGATAAATATCGGCTCATCCGCGAACAGCTACTCTATGAAGGAAGTATAGAGGAAGATGTCCTGGAAGAAAGTGAACCCATCGCTGAAGCGCATATTCGCAATCTGCATACAGCCGAATATTGGGACTCCATACGCGAACTCAAAGTCCAGCCCCGTGCCATGCGAAAAATTGGCTTTCCTCAATCGGCTACTTTGGTGGATCGTTCAAGGCGAAGTGTAAATGGAACTTTCGAAGCTGCAAAATGGGCCCTGAAACACGGAATCGGAATGAACATCGCCGGAGGAACCCATCACGCCTATCGAGATCGGGGAGAAGGCTTTTGCCTGCTCAATGATATTGCCATCAGTGCCACCTATCTCCTGGAGCAGCAATTGGTCGGGCAGATCCTCATCATTGATCTGGATGTACATCAGGGAAATGGCAATGCAGATATATTTCAGAAGGAGGATCGTGTATTTACCTTTAGTATGCATGGAAAAGACAATTATCCTCTGCATAAAGAAGCATCAAATCTCGATCTCCCTATGCAAACGGGGAGTGGAGATAGAGAGTACCATGAGAAACTGGATAAAAGCCTGGAGCGCCTGATTTCGGAGGTAAAACCTGACTTTATTTATTTTCAAGCAGGGGTAGATGTATTGGAAAGTGATCGTTTGGGGAAACTCTCCTTGAGTAGAGCTGGTGTAAAGGAAAGAGATCGCAAAGTCCTTGAGCTTTGCAAAACAAAAAATATCCCCCTCGCAGTTTGTATGGGAGGAGGATATTCTCTCAGAGTGGCTGACACGGTAGAAGCGCACTGCAATACCTTTCGGCAGGCAATCGAACTCTACAGCTAG